A genomic window from Nicotiana sylvestris chromosome 11, ASM39365v2, whole genome shotgun sequence includes:
- the LOC104229861 gene encoding uncharacterized protein, with protein MVLEKENWLILPSVTTEVVSFAGLVGDGAALIVSSETSPDARLPRKSVHLIQTDSKRNGFSSWLKGGNPFLPKLNGSSKEYLDSCLLNGSATQESGNSNEDSFDKSSSLTNSDVNHVKGNASLSEDENEDLHADFIDEDSQLPSRIAKPGHSRNRFSHWNNEQIKAQTGSSLSLLRKAKEEGE; from the coding sequence ATGGTGCTGGAAAAGGAGAATTGGCTGATATTGCCATCGGTGACGACAGAAGTTGTAAGCTTTGCTGGGCTAGTTGGTGATGGAGCAGCTTTGATAGTTTCATCTGAAACCTCTCCCGATGCTCGACTGCCACGTAAATCTGTACATCTTATACAAACTGACTCGAAGAGGAATGGATTTTCAAGTTGGCTTAAGGGTGGAAACCCGTTTCTGCCAAAACTAAATGGTAGTTCGAAGGAATACTTGGACTCTTGTTTGCTTAATGGATCTGCAACGCAAGAAAGTGGAAACTCCAATGAAGATTCTTTTGATAAGAGTTCTTCTTTGACAAACAGTGACGTAAATCATGTCAAGGGGAATGCTTCTTTATCTGAAGATGAAAATGAAGATCTTCATGCTGATTTTATTGACGAAGATAGCCAATTACCTAGCCGGATTGCTAAACCTGGTCATTCAAGAAATCGCTTttcacattggaacaatgaacaAATAAAAGCACAAACAGGATCATCACTTAGCCTCCTGAG